The following are encoded together in the Humulus lupulus chromosome 5, drHumLupu1.1, whole genome shotgun sequence genome:
- the LOC133779559 gene encoding phenylacetaldehyde synthase-like, translating to MWFHVDAAYAGSACICPVYRHYIDGVEEADSFNMNAHKWLLTNFDCSSLWIKVYRNALIQALSTNPEYLKNKASQANLVVDYKDWQIPLGRWFRSLKLWMVLRLYGLENLQCYIRNHINLAKHFEDLVGQDPRFEITTP from the exons ATGTGGTTCCATGTGGATGCTGCATATGCTGGAAGTGCTTGTATATGTCCAGTATACCGTCACTACATTGATGGTGTTGAAGAAGCTGACTCATTTAACATGAATGCACATAAATGGCTTCTGACAAACTTTGATTGTTCTTCACTTTGGATCAAGGTAT ATAGAAATGCTTTGATTCAGGCCTTGTCTACAAATCCTGAATATTTGAAAAACAAG GCTTCTCAAGCAAACTTGGTTGTGGATTACAAGGATTGGCAAATACCACTTGGTCGTTGGTTTAG GTCACTTAAACTATGGATGGTGCTACGTCTTTATGGTTTGGAAAACTTACAGTGCTACATAAGAAACCACATCAACTTGGCTAAACACTTTGAAGACCTTGTTGGTCAAGACCCAAGATTTGAG ATCACCACGCCTTGA